The following proteins come from a genomic window of Natrinema saccharevitans:
- a CDS encoding chemotaxis protein CheD, whose amino-acid sequence MKTYGTEPGAPTPVQVGISELVVSDGDDTLKSYGLGSCLAIALYDPQSAIGGLAHVMLPDGDAADNSDRKPGKYADTAIRALLRRMVEQGANYTAVEAKIAGGSDMFEFESFGDGVGQRNIAAAKEELEKLGVPLEAEDVGGEHGRTVEFTPGTGTLVVKTSDGDDENGVTEL is encoded by the coding sequence ATGAAGACCTACGGTACCGAACCGGGCGCACCGACGCCGGTCCAGGTCGGCATCTCCGAACTCGTCGTCAGCGACGGTGACGACACGCTCAAATCCTACGGGCTGGGCTCGTGTCTGGCGATCGCCCTGTATGACCCGCAATCGGCGATCGGCGGCTTGGCACACGTCATGTTGCCCGACGGCGACGCCGCCGACAACAGCGACCGCAAACCGGGTAAGTACGCCGACACGGCCATCCGGGCGCTACTGCGCCGAATGGTCGAACAGGGGGCCAACTACACCGCCGTCGAGGCTAAGATCGCCGGCGGCAGCGACATGTTCGAGTTCGAAAGCTTCGGCGACGGCGTCGGCCAGCGCAACATCGCCGCCGCCAAAGAGGAACTCGAGAAACTCGGCGTCCCCCTCGAGGCCGAAGACGTCGGCGGCGAACACGGCCGCACCGTCGAGTTCACGCCCGGAACCGGAACCCTCGTCGTGAAGACCTCCGACGGCGACGACGAAAACGGAGTGACGGAACTGTGA